From the genome of Papaver somniferum cultivar HN1 chromosome 2, ASM357369v1, whole genome shotgun sequence, one region includes:
- the LOC113346953 gene encoding intermediate cleaving peptidase 55, mitochondrial-like isoform X1: MQGLRMKLFQKFSLNQTIRQCTYCTSKVFDMGQPTASSHPDLLSEGEITPGITADEYITRRKRLLDLLPEKSLAIIASAPVKMMTDVVPYTFRQDADYLYLTGCQQPGGIAVLSHESGLCMFMPESDPQDVTWQGQIAGVDVALDTFKADKAFPMSKMREVLQNMIRRSSKVYHNRNTALSAYKDLEPFRKASISGKVKDLSAFTHELRWIKSPSELKLMRESASIACQALLQTMLFSKTSPHEAMLAAKVEYECRMRGAQRMAFNPVVGGGPNASVIHYSRNDQKIKDGDLVLMDIGCELHGYLSDLTRTWPTSGHFTPAQEELYDLILETNKECIKLCKPGISIREIHHSSVQMLCKGLAEIGILQHKSDVQNYSKLNPTAIGHYLGMDVHDSSAISTDCLLKPGVVITIEPGIYLPSSFDVPDRYKGIGIRIEDEVLITETGYEVLTGSMPKEVQHIKSLLNDMSTPRG; encoded by the exons ATGCAAGGGCTGAGAATGAAATTATTCCAGAAGTTCTCCCTCAATCAA ACTATCCGTCAATGCACATATTGTACATCGAAGGTTTTTGATATGGGACAACCAACTGCCAGTTCTCATCCCGAT TTATTATCAGAAGGAGAGATAACCCCTGGAATTACAGCTGACGAgtacataacaagaagaaaaagattgttgGATCTGCTTCCAGAAAAGAGTTTAGCTATAATTGCTTCTGCCCCAGTAAAGATGATGACCGATGTTGTTCCATACACATTTAGACAGGATGCTGACTATTTATACTTAACTGGATGCCAGCAGCCTGGTGGAATTGCAGTCCTAAGTCATGAATCTGGTCTATGCATGTTTATGCCAGAATCGGATCCTCAA GATGTTACATGGCAAGGTCAAATTGCTGGAGTAGATGTAGCTTTGGACACGTTCAAGGCTGATAAGGCGTTCCCTATGAGCAAGATGCGTGAG GTCCTTCAAAACATGATTCGACGATCATCCAAAGTATACCATAACCGGAATACTGCTCTATCAGCCTATAAGGATTTGGAGCCCTTCCGCAAAGCATCTATCAGTGGCAAAGTGAAAGATCTTTCAGCATTCACCCACGAGCTGCGGTGGATAAAATCACCTTCAGAACTTAAGTTGATGAGAGAATCTGCATCAATTGCTTGTCAG GCTCTTTTACAAACAATGTTATTCTCGAAAACTTCACCCCATGAAGCTATGCTAGCAGCCAAGGTTGAATACGAATGCAGAATGAGAGGTGCTCAAAGGATGGC GTTCAACCCAGTGGTTGGTGGTGGGCCAAATGCTAGTGTTATACACTATTCCAGAAATGATCAAAAA ATCAAAGACGGGGATCTAGTTTTGATGGATATTGGATGCGAGTTGCATGGCTATCTCAGTGATCTTACTCGTACATGGCCAACAAGTGGACACTTTACCCCAGCTCAA GAAGAGCTTTATGATCTTATCTTGGAGACGAACAAAGAATGTATAAAGCTTTGCAAACCTGGTATTAGCATCCGCGAAATACACCACTCTTCA GTCCAGATGCTCTGCAAAGGACTTGCGGAGATTGGGATCCTACAACATAAATCTGATGTTCAGAATTACAGTAAACTGAATCCCACTGCTATAG GTCATTATCTTGGAATGGATGTGCATGACTCTTCAGCAATCAGCACCGACTGTCTACTGAAGCCCGGTGTT GTCATAACAATCGAACCGGGGATTTACCTTCCATCTTCCTTTGACGTGCCAGACAG ATACAAAGGCATTGGGATAAGAATCGAGGATGAAGTTCTTATCACAGAAACTGGATACGAG GTCCTAACTGGATCAATGCCTAAAGAGGTTCAGCACATCAAGTCATTGTTAAATGACATGTCGACACCAAGAGGGTAG
- the LOC113346953 gene encoding intermediate cleaving peptidase 55, mitochondrial-like isoform X2, translated as MQGLRMKLFQKFSLNQTIRQCTYCTSKVFDMGQPTASSHPDLLSEGEITPGITADEYITRRKRLLDLLPEKSLAIIASAPVKMMTDVVPYTFRQDADYLYLTGCQQPGGIAVLSHESGLCMFMPESDPQGQIAGVDVALDTFKADKAFPMSKMREVLQNMIRRSSKVYHNRNTALSAYKDLEPFRKASISGKVKDLSAFTHELRWIKSPSELKLMRESASIACQALLQTMLFSKTSPHEAMLAAKVEYECRMRGAQRMAFNPVVGGGPNASVIHYSRNDQKIKDGDLVLMDIGCELHGYLSDLTRTWPTSGHFTPAQEELYDLILETNKECIKLCKPGISIREIHHSSVQMLCKGLAEIGILQHKSDVQNYSKLNPTAIGHYLGMDVHDSSAISTDCLLKPGVVITIEPGIYLPSSFDVPDRYKGIGIRIEDEVLITETGYEVLTGSMPKEVQHIKSLLNDMSTPRG; from the exons ATGCAAGGGCTGAGAATGAAATTATTCCAGAAGTTCTCCCTCAATCAA ACTATCCGTCAATGCACATATTGTACATCGAAGGTTTTTGATATGGGACAACCAACTGCCAGTTCTCATCCCGAT TTATTATCAGAAGGAGAGATAACCCCTGGAATTACAGCTGACGAgtacataacaagaagaaaaagattgttgGATCTGCTTCCAGAAAAGAGTTTAGCTATAATTGCTTCTGCCCCAGTAAAGATGATGACCGATGTTGTTCCATACACATTTAGACAGGATGCTGACTATTTATACTTAACTGGATGCCAGCAGCCTGGTGGAATTGCAGTCCTAAGTCATGAATCTGGTCTATGCATGTTTATGCCAGAATCGGATCCTCAA GGTCAAATTGCTGGAGTAGATGTAGCTTTGGACACGTTCAAGGCTGATAAGGCGTTCCCTATGAGCAAGATGCGTGAG GTCCTTCAAAACATGATTCGACGATCATCCAAAGTATACCATAACCGGAATACTGCTCTATCAGCCTATAAGGATTTGGAGCCCTTCCGCAAAGCATCTATCAGTGGCAAAGTGAAAGATCTTTCAGCATTCACCCACGAGCTGCGGTGGATAAAATCACCTTCAGAACTTAAGTTGATGAGAGAATCTGCATCAATTGCTTGTCAG GCTCTTTTACAAACAATGTTATTCTCGAAAACTTCACCCCATGAAGCTATGCTAGCAGCCAAGGTTGAATACGAATGCAGAATGAGAGGTGCTCAAAGGATGGC GTTCAACCCAGTGGTTGGTGGTGGGCCAAATGCTAGTGTTATACACTATTCCAGAAATGATCAAAAA ATCAAAGACGGGGATCTAGTTTTGATGGATATTGGATGCGAGTTGCATGGCTATCTCAGTGATCTTACTCGTACATGGCCAACAAGTGGACACTTTACCCCAGCTCAA GAAGAGCTTTATGATCTTATCTTGGAGACGAACAAAGAATGTATAAAGCTTTGCAAACCTGGTATTAGCATCCGCGAAATACACCACTCTTCA GTCCAGATGCTCTGCAAAGGACTTGCGGAGATTGGGATCCTACAACATAAATCTGATGTTCAGAATTACAGTAAACTGAATCCCACTGCTATAG GTCATTATCTTGGAATGGATGTGCATGACTCTTCAGCAATCAGCACCGACTGTCTACTGAAGCCCGGTGTT GTCATAACAATCGAACCGGGGATTTACCTTCCATCTTCCTTTGACGTGCCAGACAG ATACAAAGGCATTGGGATAAGAATCGAGGATGAAGTTCTTATCACAGAAACTGGATACGAG GTCCTAACTGGATCAATGCCTAAAGAGGTTCAGCACATCAAGTCATTGTTAAATGACATGTCGACACCAAGAGGGTAG
- the LOC113352976 gene encoding uncharacterized protein LOC113352976, translating into MSQIIEEVRSKAVVYTGDEIGQEKCKFVLTEVGLPNGLLPLRDIIECGHVEETGFVWLKQKKKTEHRFEKVGSLVSYASEVTAYVEKNRIRKLTGVKARELLLWVTLTEIYVDDPPTGKITFKSSLGLSKQQPTAAFQIEDVKEDAKGVKEVKEMKEEVKA; encoded by the coding sequence ATGTCTCAAATAATAGAAGAGGTGAGGTCCAAGGCAGTGGTTTACACTGGAGATGAAATTGGACAAGAGAAATGTAAGTTTGTGTTAACAGAAGTTGGTTTACCAAATGGGTTATTACCATTGAGAGATATAATAGAATGTGGGCATGTAGAGGAAACTGGATTTGTATGgttaaaacaaaagaagaagaccgAACACAGGTTTGAAAAGGTTGGGAGCTTAGTCTCTTATGCCTCTGAAGTCACTGCTTATGTTGAGAAAAATAGAATCAGAAAACTTACCGGTGTCAAAGCAAGAGAGCTCTTGCTTTGGGTTACTTTAACTGAAATATATGTTGATGATCCCCCTACCGGGAAGATTACGTTCAAAAGCTCTCTTGGTCTTTCAAAGCAACAGCCTACTGCTGCTTTTCAGATTGAAGATGTGAAAGAAGATGCAAAGGGAGTGAAGGAAGTGAAGGAAATGAAGGAAGAAGTGAAGGCTTGA
- the LOC113346954 gene encoding uncharacterized protein LOC113346954: MSQLIEEMRSKAVIYTGDEIGQEKCKFLLTEVGLPNGLLPLRDIIECGHVEETGFVWLIQKEKIEHKFEAIPGTLVSYATEVTAVVEKNKIKNLTGVKVRELMIWVRLTEIYVDDPPTGKITFKSSIGINKTHPVSAFQIEDMKQFKE; encoded by the coding sequence ATGTCTCAACTGATAGAAGAGATGAGGTCCAAGGCAGTGATTTACACTGGAGACGAGATTGGACAAGAGAAATGTAAGTTCTTGTTAACAGAAGTTGGTTTGCCAAATGGGTTGTTACCATTGAGAGATATAATAGAATGTGGGCATGTAGAGGAAACTGGGTTCGTATGGTTAATTCAAAAGGAAAAGATCGAACATAAGTTTGAAGCTATACCAGGGACCTTAGTTTCTTATGCAACTGAAGTCACAGCTGTTgttgaaaaaaacaaaatcaaaaaccttactGGTGTCAAGGTAAGAGAGCTGATGATTTGGGTAAGGTTAACTGAAATTTATGTTGACGATCCTCCTACCGGGAAGATTACGTTCAAGAGTTCGATTGGTATTAACAAGACACACCCTGTCTCGGCCTTTCAGATTGAAGATATGAAACAATTCAAGGAATGA
- the LOC113346955 gene encoding DUF724 domain-containing protein 6 codes for MAETHFEKGDEVEVCSNEEGFRGAWFSGKVVKAVNKNKKVYIEYDNLVEDEKTSKPLKEFIDVFHVRPIPPQDSDYEKNNHKISDSVDAFYEDAWWEGVVTKILENGNKFVLYFRDSKEELKIDKDKLRVHREWVHGSWVPPPLDEEQSQQQKKEHPQRQEEMQKPQLQVKEQQPQQQEEEIVQSSWIKVGDTVEVTGFAGSWFDGTVVKKINENKYLIEYLNLKSEDETKLLRKEVEIKCIRPIPPYNPKLESYSLLQEVDAEISNGWWCGVISKVLSDSKYIVFFRESSEELEYDHSQLRPHQDWVGGKWVRASMAP; via the exons ATGGCAGAAACCCATTTTGAAAAAGGAGATGAAGTTGAAGTATGCTCTAATGAAGAAGGTTTCAGAGGAGCATGGTTTAGTGGAAAAGTAGTAAAGGCAGTAAACAAGAACAAAAAGGTTTACATTGAGTATGATAATCTAGTAGAAGATGAGAAAACCTCAAAACCCTTGAAAGAATTCATTGATGTATTTCATGTTAGACCCATTCCTCCTCAAGATTCTGATTATGAGAAGAATAATCATAAAATTAGTGATTCTGTTGATGCTTTTTATGAAGATGCTTGGTGGGAAGGTGTTGTGACTAAAATTCTTGAAAATGGGAATaaatttgttttgtattttagagATTCTAAAGAAGAATTGAAGATTGACAAAGATAAACTTAGAGTTCATAGAGAATGGGTTCATGGTTCTTGGGTTCCACCACCCTTGGATGaggaacaatctcaacaacagaAGAAGGAACACCCTCAGCGTCAGGAGGAGATGCAAAAACCTCAACTGCAGGTTAAGGAACAACAACCTCAACAACAGGAGGAGGAG ATTGTGCAGTCATCTTGGATTAAGGTGGGAGATACTGTAGAAGTGACTGGCTTTGCTGGATCTTGGTTCGATGGGACTGTCGTGAAAAAGATTAATGAGAACAAGTACCTTATAGAGTATCTAAATTTGAAGTCAGAAGATGAGACAAAGCTCTTGAGAAAAGAAGTAGAGATCAAGTGTATCAGGCCTATCCCTCCTTACAATCCAAAGCTCGAAAGTTACAGCTTGCTCCAAGAAGTTGATGCTGAAATCTCGAATGGTTGGTGGTGCGGGGTGATATCCAAAGTTCTTAGTGACTCAAAGTATATTGTCTTCTTCAGGGAAAGCTCAGAAGAGTTGGAGTATGACCATTCTCAGTTGAGGCCCCATCAGGATTGGGTTGGTGGGAAGTGGGTCAGAGCTTCCATG GCACCTTAG